A region of the Ischnura elegans chromosome 11, ioIscEleg1.1, whole genome shotgun sequence genome:
GGAGGTCCACCACAGAGGAGTAGCGGAGGAAGGGAAGCAGCCGTTCTGCAGTGCTGATTGGTCCTCTTCGGGGCCCACTATTTTACCCTTCTCCTTTAGGCCAGTGCAAGGAACTTTCTGCGGGCCCTACGGGTAACCCAAAGTTTGCACCCTTGTGACTGCAGGGGCATTCCCCCGCCCGGGGGAACTAGTACCTGCCCAAGCGAAGTCTGCAAGAGGAGAGGGTTCGGTCCTCAAATCGTCGGCTGGTACACGTAAAACCTCTCATACGACCTACCCCGACGCACTCGTTGGCCATAGGGTGAGAGTCCCCATTTCCTGAAGCTTGCACGCTAACGCACTCGTTAGCAGTTGACAGACCACCCCTTCACAAACAATAACGGCGCCCACGTAACGTGCGGTGGGTTCTCCAGCCGTGGGGCAGCGATCACCGTCGGGGCTTCTCTGCTTGTCTGCGGGCAAGTAGTCCAATAGGCACACTGGGGTAGGGGGGACAACACAGCGCTAGGCGGCCCTCCCCCGTCAGGGGGGGACCTGACACCAGGGCCTTCAGCCACCCAAAGCGAAAAGGACCCAAAGAGGGCCTTTTACGGACTTGAACTCTTCGAATCTAAGCGCGCTCTCAGAAGAGGATCATCGTGGGGGAGTTGGCATTAGAGCCTCTCTCTAGCAGTAAGTCTGCGGTTAGTTCGCTAGTTTCACTTACAGTTTGCTCTTGGACTTTAGCTTCATTTaacttctcttccggacttagtcaatttccgaacttcattggcacttagtttattttcttctcttccggacttagCCAATTTTCGAACTTTGGGCTCTTAGTTTATTCTCTTTCGGACTTAGTCACTTTCGGCCTTCGTCAGCACTTAGCTTCATTTAACTTCTTTCGGACTTAGTCACTTTCGGCCTTCGTCAGCACTTAGCTTCATTTAACTTCTTTCGGACTTAGTCACTTTCGGCCTTCGTCAGCACTTAGCTTCATTTAACTTCTTTCGGACTTAGTCACTTTCGGCCTTCGTCAGCACTTAGCTTCATTTAACTTCTTTCGGACTTAGTCACTTTCGGCCTTCGTCAGCACTTAGCTTCATTTAACTTCTTTCGGACTTAGTCACTTTCGGCCTTCGTCAGCACTTAGCTTCATTTAACTTCTttcggacttagtcaattttcgaacttcattggcacttagtttattttcttcacttCCGGACTTAGCTAATTTTCGAACTTTGGGCACTTAGTCTATTTTACTTCACTTTCCGACTTAGTCACTCCGGCCTTCGTCAGCACTTAGccttttttaacttcttcccggacATAGTCAACTTTTGAACTTGGGCACTCAGTTTATTTTACTCGACAGTTTATTTTACTTTACTCACCTCCGGACTTAGTCACTTTCGGCCTCCGTCAGCACTTAGCTTCATCTAACTCCctttccggacttagtcaatttcgaACTTTGGGCACTTAGTTCTTTTACTTCACTTTCGGACTTAGTCACTTTCGGCCTTCGTCAGCACTTAGCTTCATTTCACTTCACTTCCGGACTTAGTCACTTTCAAACTTCGGGCATTTAGTTTATTTTCCGCACTCAGTCACTTCGAACTTGCACTTAATTTGACTCCCTTGCACTTCACTACCGAACTTAGTCACCTTCGGTCTCTTTTTGACCCAGTTTGATTTAACTGCACTTTCGGTCTCTGTTAGCACTGATTTAACTTCACTTTCGGCCTTCTTCTGCACTCAGTTTGATCTAACTTCACCTCACCTTTGACACCTTTGATCTCGTCTAACCTCACTTAACTTTAACTCATCTGAATTCTACCTAAATTTTGCAACCCCAATCTGCACTAGCGAACTAAGTATACCGCAAGGTTAAAACCGAAAGGTATAAGAGCCTTTGACGGTTAAGTGTACCGAGCATAAGAGCCCACAGCGTTCCCCAAACTGGTTAGGGCGAAAGGGGTATAAGAGCCCCTTTCCTATCATCTAATCGACACCAGCCAATTGTTCATAGCTCACTCCATTTAGTTCCACCACTAATTTTCCTCAACTTTCATTTCACACGTAAACTCAATCTTAGTGCATTAGCTTCATTCCCCAGCTTCTTATCCACCCCAAATTTTATTCAACCTTTCATTTCACACGTAAACTCACTCTTAGTGCATTAGCTTCAGTCCCCAGCTTCTATAACCACAGTCTTGCTACCATATTCACACCGTTTCATCCTTGATTTTACTTAACTCTCATTTAGCAACGCACTTTGCGACTTGTTGATTAAAAACTTCACTCTGCCAATTAATTAACTCACTTGTCTCCGTACCATAGCAACTAGCTTTTAACTTCACTTGTTCATTTCGTGTCCTCTTTAAAAGTAGCACTGTATCTACTAGCCGCGTCACGGCAACCGCTATCAAAAGAACCGCCTACCGGCCACTTGCTTAGGACTGCCCCGCCTCCCGGGGACCAGGCACCGACAACGGGCCTGGGCAAGCCTAGGGATGGACCGACTCCCGCGCCCAAACTCCCGCATCCGCCGCCTAAGCTCCCTATGCTCCCTGCGGAGTTATGCCCTGAGGTCGCACGGGCCACCGCCCTTCTTATCGACCCTTAAGTCGCCCAGCGTGCCCCCGGATGGCAAAGGTGTCTCCAAGGAGGCGAAGCCGTCTGCCTCGCAACTGCCGGATTCGCCTGACTCCCCGGGCTCAAGCGTGCCGTCAGCGCGAGTGAGTCGGGGAGCACCCCTAGATGATGCTGCCTCGCCCTCTGCGCAGGACAACACTCCCCCCCGTGCTGCAATGTCTTCCCTTTCGTCATTCAAGGACAACTCCATGAGGTCGCTCACCTCCCCTAGGTCCGCCTTTGTCCCAATCGACCCTGCGGCTACCTCAACCCCATCCTCGGTGCTTACTATGGTACGCGCCACTCCATCCAAACCCGCTTCCATGAACCCGAGCAACACCGTCCGCCTTAATGAAACAAGGCCTCCATCCGGTGACCCAGCACGCCCCCCACTTACTATCACCTGCCCCCCCGAGAGACCAACCCTCACCTCACCTCAACCTACCCAGCAACCTAGAAGAACCTCTCCCCTCCAAATTTCGGGCCTCCCTAAGAGCTGCAGTCAGCGCCGGTTTTCCCAAGCCTGGCGCGCGGTTTTCCCGGGACTCAGACAAGTCTCCGGAGTAGTAAATACGGACAGAGGCACAGCTGTGGTACATGTAACGACCATGGAGATGGAATTCCTCAGACGTGCATACCGCCTCCTAGACCACCGCCTGGGGGAGCCGCTCCGATGGCATTTTCCCCCGACAGCAGGAAACGTCAAGCCTCCGAATCGCCTACTAATGATCGTGCCCGCACATGCTTCGTTGTGTGCGGAGTTCATTTCTCCACCAGGGTAGAAGTTATCGGCCGGAAGCTGGAGAGGATGGGTATCCGGTTCGTCGAGGCATGGAGGATAACGGTCTACAGGTACCCGAGAACGAAGTACGTCCGGGTCCTCCTCCGAGACACACAGGCGGCACAGGACGTTATCGACAAGATGTGCAGGACTGGGCTTTGGCTGGGCAATCGCTGGTATCGGTGCGAGCCGCCCCGCCCAGTCTCCAGGGAGTTTAACGGAGAGGAGAGACGCCCCTACCGCGAATAACGGCGGCCCCCGTCGCCAATGGCCACCCCTTCCCACGCCCCGACGCCGACGCGTCCCCAGCGTCAGACGGTGGAACATGAAGAAACACCTAATCTCCCCGACCCTTTCTCTGACCTTTAACAGGTTGCGGAGACCGACACGTCCAGGCCGGCAACAACAAACGACGTAGTACGGTTCTTCGCCAGGGTGGTCAAGGAGACGTCACCATCAAGAGACGGGGGAGCGCTGGCAGCCATCATCCGCACGGCAGCTAGAGAGGTCTTCGGATGGGGCAAAGACGACGCGAGCTACGCCAACGTTCTAGCCCGCAATGGATAAGTCCCAACCTAGAGTGTCGTTCCTCAACATCAACGGGGCAGTGACCCAGAAACGAGCACTGCTCCGGGAACACCTACGGAGCAGGAGGGTCGCCATCATGGGACTGGTGGAGACCTTCCTCAAACCCTCCGCTAAAATAAAGATCTCTGGCTTCCAGGAATTCTCCGTGCCGAGGGCCCGACCACGATCCGGCGGGGTCGCCCTTCTGATCCGTTCAGACCTTGCGGCATCATCAACTAACATCCCGGAGGATTGCCTACCAGAGGGGAACGACGCAGTGATGGCCTGCGTGCGACTGGGACGTAGGGACATACAGATTTGCGTCCTCTACTGCAGACCAAAAGCGCCGCTCCCGATGAAGCTCCTGGACTTCATCGTGGATAGCAAGAAGCCCACCATCATccttggagacttcaacgcccgccATCACGCCTTCAGGGACCATATGACAACTGCAAAAGGACGACAACTTCTATCCTTCCTCCTCCGTAGCCCCGTAGTGTGGCTGGACATCCCCTCTCCTACCTGTATCGGGAGAGGGGCAACGTACCCGGACCACGCCCTCATAACGAGTGACCTCTCGCCCTACGTGGGCGATGTCACCGTCGACGACTGCTTGACATCTGATCACCTCCCTTTTTCTTTCCGTTTCAGGTGGGTCAAGCATCGTGGCAACCACGTCTTCGAAACCCCGGactggaagaaagtggactggCAGGCCTTCAACGGGAAGGTGCGAGAGAAAACCACACCTGCAGAAGAAATCCACACCGTAGCAGAAGTGGACAAGGCAATAGCAACGATGGAAGCAGCCTTCAACGAAGCAGTCGCCGCCATACCAATGAGGAAGATCGACACCGCATGCCCGCCCCTGGCTCCACATATCGTCCGCAGGATTAAATACAAACGGGCGCTCTACAGGGACTGGATTAAAACCAAAGACCCAGCATTGAAACAGGAGTGGAATAGGCAAAACGCTATCATAAGGCAGAACGTCATCCAGATGAAAGAGAAAGCATGGGCCGCCGCCTGCAAGAAATTGGACTACCGGGACGGAGGGGCATTCTGGCGGAAATTTAAAATACTCACAGGCCAGATGACGAACACGCCTACCTCTCTAAAAGGCCCCGATGAAATACCAATCGCAGACGCGGCAGGAAAAGCAGAGGAATTCCGGCGAGTGCTCGAGAATGTATACTCACCGATGCGTGACCCCCTCTTCAATGAAAAGAAGTTTGCGATCTGCACCAGGCACGCAGTAAAGAAGAGGGGTTACCTGCAGCAAATCAGATGATGGATGCAGTCCAGCCGGACACGGGACTACTCAAACACATCTcagaagaggaaatggaagacA
Encoded here:
- the LOC124167675 gene encoding proline-rich receptor-like protein kinase PERK9, with product MDRLPRPNSRIRRLSSLCSLRSYALRSHGPPPFLSTLKSPSVPPDGKGVSKEAKPSASQLPDSPDSPGSSVPSARVSRGAPLDDAASPSAQDNTPPRAAMSSLSSFKDNSMRSLTSPRSAFVPIDPAATSTPSSVLTMTCIPPPRPPPGGAAPMAFSPDSRKRQASESPTNDRARTCFVVCGVHFSTRVEVIGRKLERMGCGDRHVQAGNNKRRSTVLRQGGQGDVTIKRRGSAGSHHPHGS